TCGAAGTCCTTGAGCTGCACGCCCAGGTTCTTGGACGCACGCAGGCTGCCTTCGTAGGCGCTCTGGTTGAAGCTCTTGTCGAACTTGCCGCCCGCATCGTAGGCCACGCCCACGCGCATGGTCTGCGCGGCGGCGAGGGAAGTGGTCACGGCAAGGGCCAGGGTCAGAATCTTTTTCATGGTGAATCCTCCGGTCTGAAACTCGCCCGGTCTGGGGCGTTGTGGTTGCTTAGACAGAGTATACGAAAAGCGGGAGGCTGCCCATCCCACGCAGCTCACCTTCCTGGGGGGGCGGTGCCGTGTTCGGGTGTGAGCCATATTGAGGCTGCCTTTAGTCTTGTACTCGCCTCTGGTACACGTTCCGTAGGTGAACCATTCCGTCCCCAGGCAAACAGAGCCGGGGTGCTACGCTGAGCGCATGGATCAGGCCGAGTTCGACCCCCATGAATTTGAACGCTACCTCACCCTGAGTGCCGAGATCGGCCGCCACAACCGCGCGTACCACGAGCAGGATTCGCCCACCATCCCCGACAGCGAGTACGACGCCCTGGTGCGCCGCCTGCGTGCCCTGGAGGCCGAGCATCCGGACTGGGCCGCGCGGGCGGCGCAGGCGGCGGGCGCACAGGCCAGTCCCGCGCAGGCGGTGGGGGGAGCGCCCAGCGCGGCCTTTCAGCAGGTGAACCATCCCACGCCCATGACCAGCCTGGACAACGTGTTCGACGATGCCGAGCTGGGTGAGTGGCGTGAACGGCTGGCCCGCGCCCTGAACCTGCCGCCCGAGCACGACGCCCTGACCTTCACGGGCGAGCTGAAGATCGACGGCCTGAGCGTCAACCTGTATTACCGTGACGGCGAATTGCAGTGGGCCGCCACGCGCGGCAACGGTACGACGGGCGAGATCGTGACCGCGCAGGTGGCGACGGTGCCGGGCATTCCCAGGGCCCTGCCGGGCCTGACGGGAGAACTGGAGGTGCGCGGCGAGGTGTACATGGGCCGCGCCGACTTTGCGGCCTACAACGCGCAGGCCGAAGAACTGGGCACGCCGCTGCTCAAGAATCCCCGCAACGGCGCGGCGGGGGCCCTGCGCCAGAAGGACCCGGAAGTCACGCGCACCCGCAATCTCAAAGCCATCTTCTACGCGCTGGGCAAACGCGACGGCGTGCCCGCCCGCACTCAGGAAGAGGTCCTGGCTTGGCTCAGCGCCCAGGGCTTTCCGGTGAGCGCCTACAGCGAAACGCTGCAGGGCATCGGGGCGGCCGCCGACTACCACGCCCGCATGACCGCCCGGCGGCAGGACTTCGAGTTCGACGCTGACGGCACCGTGTTCAAGCTCGATCCGCTGCGGTTGCAGGAGGAGGCGGGTTTTACCAGCCGCGCTCCGCGCTGGGCGGTGGCCTACAAATTCTCAGTGGAAGAGGTCGAGACCGTGCTGGAAAGCATCACGGTCAATGTGGGGCGCACCGGCAAGCTCACCCCGCTGGCCCACCTCTCGCCGCGCCTGATTGAGGGCAGTACCGTCAGCAAGGCGACGCTTCACAATCAGGATTTTGTGCGCGATCTGGACCTGCACCTTGGCGATACGGTGGTTGTCCGCAAATCCGGCGGTGTGATTCCGCAGATCATGCGGGTGGTTACAGAAAAGCGGCCCGCCGACGCTTCTCCCTTCGTCTTTCCTGACCACTGTCCCGAATGTGGCCACGCGGTGGTGCGTGATCCCGAGGACGCCAACACCTACTGCGTCAATCCGGTGTGCCCAGCGCAGACCTTCAGGCTGGTGCAGTACTTCGTGTCGCGCGGCGCGATGGACATTCAGGGCGTGGGCGAGAAGTTGATCGCGCAGCTTCTGACCCTGGGCCTGATCCACGATCCCGCCGACCTGTACGCGCTCTCGGCCGAGACGCTGGCCGGGCTGGAGCGCGGCGGCGAGAAGAAGGCGCAGAACATCCTGGCCGAGCTGGAGGCGAGCAAGACCCGTCCGCTGTGGCGGCTGATCAATGCGCTGGGGCTGGACCACGTGGGCGAGCGCAATGCACAGGCGCTGGCGAATGCGTTCGGAACCCTGGACGCCCTGATGGCCGCCACTCCCGAGGAGATCGAGGCGGTGCCGGGCCTGGGCAAGGTGATCGGGGCCAGCGTGGCCATGGCCCTCAAGGAAGAGCATTACGTGCGTCTGCTGGACAAACTCCGGGCGGCGGGCGTGAACCCGCAGCAGGAAGAAGTGCGCCGGGGCGAGCAGCTCCGTGGCCTGAACTTCGTGATCACCGGTACCCTGACCCGCCCGCGCGACGAGATCAAGGCGCAGCTGGAGGCCGCCGGGGGCCGCGTGACCGGCAGCGTGACCGGCAAGACCTCCTACCTGATTGCCGGGGCCGAGGCCGGCAGCAAGCTGGCCCGCGCCCAGGAACTCGGCGTCGAGGTGCTGGATGAGGCGGGGCTGGCGGCCCTGCTGCGCGGGCGGCAGGTGCCCGGCACTCAGGAGACCCAGGAGCCGCCCGGCGCCGGCGACGAATAACGGCTGCCGGGCATTTTGCCCCCGCGTCCACAACCTGCACGCCACAACCTATAAACTGTCGGTCATTGGCGCGGCGTTTTGAGTCTGCCGCGCGTGGAGGCACGTTCCAAATTATGGCAAGCAACCCTGCAAATCAATCCGAGGTCGAGATCAGCAAGAGCGTCCTGATGGACATCGCCGACACCACCGTCGCGGGCATCGAGGGTACCGAGGTCGCGGGCGCCCCGCTGAACATGGGCGAGGTGCTGCGCAACCAGAGCGGCACGCGCAAATCCCGCGCCCTGCGCGTGACCCGTGAGGGCGGCACCGTCAACGTGGACGTGGGCCTGAATGTGGACTACGGTCAGAATCTGGTGGGGGTCTCTCAGCAGGTCCAGCGCGCCGTGAGCGAGAACATCGAACTGATGACCGGCCTGAAGGTCCGGGCCGTGAACGTGACGGTGCAGGGCGTGTGCCTGCCCAAGGGGCACTCTTGACCCGCCGCCGTGAGAAGGCGGCCCAGCCGGTGGGAACCCGCCGCGCCGCACGTGAAT
Above is a genomic segment from Deinococcus aerophilus containing:
- the ligA gene encoding NAD-dependent DNA ligase LigA, whose amino-acid sequence is MDQAEFDPHEFERYLTLSAEIGRHNRAYHEQDSPTIPDSEYDALVRRLRALEAEHPDWAARAAQAAGAQASPAQAVGGAPSAAFQQVNHPTPMTSLDNVFDDAELGEWRERLARALNLPPEHDALTFTGELKIDGLSVNLYYRDGELQWAATRGNGTTGEIVTAQVATVPGIPRALPGLTGELEVRGEVYMGRADFAAYNAQAEELGTPLLKNPRNGAAGALRQKDPEVTRTRNLKAIFYALGKRDGVPARTQEEVLAWLSAQGFPVSAYSETLQGIGAAADYHARMTARRQDFEFDADGTVFKLDPLRLQEEAGFTSRAPRWAVAYKFSVEEVETVLESITVNVGRTGKLTPLAHLSPRLIEGSTVSKATLHNQDFVRDLDLHLGDTVVVRKSGGVIPQIMRVVTEKRPADASPFVFPDHCPECGHAVVRDPEDANTYCVNPVCPAQTFRLVQYFVSRGAMDIQGVGEKLIAQLLTLGLIHDPADLYALSAETLAGLERGGEKKAQNILAELEASKTRPLWRLINALGLDHVGERNAQALANAFGTLDALMAATPEEIEAVPGLGKVIGASVAMALKEEHYVRLLDKLRAAGVNPQQEEVRRGEQLRGLNFVITGTLTRPRDEIKAQLEAAGGRVTGSVTGKTSYLIAGAEAGSKLARAQELGVEVLDEAGLAALLRGRQVPGTQETQEPPGAGDE
- a CDS encoding Asp23/Gls24 family envelope stress response protein, which gives rise to MASNPANQSEVEISKSVLMDIADTTVAGIEGTEVAGAPLNMGEVLRNQSGTRKSRALRVTREGGTVNVDVGLNVDYGQNLVGVSQQVQRAVSENIELMTGLKVRAVNVTVQGVCLPKGHS